One stretch of Geoalkalibacter ferrihydriticus DSM 17813 DNA includes these proteins:
- a CDS encoding UDP-N-acetylmuramoyl-tripeptide--D-alanyl-D-alanine ligase, with product MKFDLATIARITGGTLSPAGARGEAEGVSTDSRSIDPGTLFVPLRGDRFDGHDFLVQAARRGAAACLSEEIVAGFPIPVVHVGDTLRALGDLAAAWRQGFEGPLVAVTGSSGKTTTKEMLACILEQTGVGLKTEGNFNNLIGVPLTLFKLEPQHRWAVIEMGMSARGEIARLSEIARPRIGVITNIGPAHLETLQGVEGVARAKGELFASLPAGGTAIVNADDPRTRELPVANGVKRLLFGECERAQVRARDIRIHGHEAVFKLCLGEQEILVRLRVPGRHNVHNALAAAAAASSLGVDPATIARGLGRYRPIAGRLNLANLPGGALLIDDSYNANPLSVKAALATLDEMPGGGRRIAVLGDMLELGQEAARLHREIGAEAARRCDLLIALGRMAQEIAEGARAAGMAEGRVWVARDHQEIATRLRNVLTRGDRLLVKGSRGMKMEKICTLLQERQDFRLAVVI from the coding sequence ATGAAGTTCGATCTGGCGACTATTGCTCGTATTACCGGTGGAACATTGAGCCCAGCAGGCGCACGTGGGGAAGCTGAAGGTGTGTCCACCGACAGTCGATCCATCGACCCGGGCACACTTTTCGTGCCCCTGCGCGGCGATCGCTTCGACGGGCACGATTTTCTCGTGCAGGCGGCGCGGCGTGGTGCCGCGGCGTGTTTGTCCGAAGAAATCGTTGCCGGATTTCCCATTCCGGTGGTGCATGTGGGCGACACCCTGCGTGCCCTCGGCGATCTGGCGGCTGCCTGGCGGCAGGGTTTTGAGGGGCCGCTGGTGGCGGTGACCGGTTCTTCGGGTAAGACCACCACCAAGGAAATGCTGGCCTGCATTCTTGAGCAGACCGGCGTGGGTCTCAAAACCGAGGGGAATTTCAACAATCTCATTGGTGTGCCCCTGACACTCTTCAAGCTCGAACCCCAGCATCGCTGGGCAGTGATCGAGATGGGCATGAGCGCACGCGGGGAAATCGCCCGCCTGAGCGAGATCGCCCGGCCCAGGATTGGTGTCATCACCAACATCGGTCCGGCGCACCTGGAAACCTTGCAGGGTGTCGAAGGCGTTGCGCGGGCCAAGGGCGAACTCTTTGCCTCCCTGCCGGCCGGCGGCACCGCCATTGTTAACGCCGATGATCCGCGCACGCGTGAACTGCCCGTGGCCAACGGTGTGAAGCGCCTGCTGTTCGGTGAATGCGAACGCGCCCAGGTGCGTGCCCGCGACATTCGCATTCATGGGCATGAAGCCGTATTCAAGCTCTGCCTCGGGGAACAGGAAATTCTTGTGCGCCTGCGCGTTCCAGGGCGCCACAATGTACACAACGCGCTGGCCGCGGCCGCCGCGGCTTCGAGCCTGGGCGTCGATCCGGCCACCATCGCTCGCGGCCTGGGCCGCTATCGACCCATTGCCGGGCGTCTCAATTTGGCCAACCTGCCCGGCGGTGCGCTGCTTATCGACGACAGTTACAATGCCAACCCGCTGTCCGTTAAGGCGGCTCTTGCCACGCTGGATGAGATGCCGGGAGGCGGCCGACGTATAGCCGTTCTCGGCGACATGCTCGAACTTGGCCAGGAGGCGGCCCGCCTGCATCGGGAAATCGGTGCCGAGGCGGCCCGTCGCTGCGATCTGCTCATCGCATTGGGGCGTATGGCGCAGGAAATTGCCGAGGGCGCCCGCGCCGCCGGCATGGCCGAGGGCCGTGTCTGGGTTGCGCGCGACCATCAGGAAATCGCCACGCGCCTGCGCAATGTGCTGACGCGCGGTGATCGGCTTTTGGTCAAGGGCTCGCGAGGAATGAAAATGGAGAAAATCTGCACGTTGCTGCAGGAACGCCAGGATTTCCGGCTGGCAGTCGTGATCTGA
- the murD gene encoding UDP-N-acetylmuramoyl-L-alanine--D-glutamate ligase, with translation MKVYAGKNVVIVGAGRTGLALVGFFLRQGARLTVSDRREAERIAGIDKLSQAGIRLDLGGHSAEVMRQADLVAVSPGVPLDQPALAAAAAQGIPVLGEIEIAWRALRAPLAAVTGTNGKSTTTTLLGEIFHAWGKKTFVGGNLGLPLIEATRETDWDWLVAELSSFQLEAVVDFRPRFALLLNISEDHLDRYPDMDTYLGAKARIFARQTRTDVAVLNREDPLVLKAATDTLARKVFFSSARLLDEGMGFDGRHLVWRMDGHEERFAAADMQLRGLHNIENAMAALIPPLLAGCPAPVAWQAVCAFSGLPHRMVPVRCLDGVNWYNDSKATNVGSVVKSIAGLNAPVTLIAGGKDKGGDYAPLIPLVRERVAHLILIGEAAGRIAETLGDCTHTLHAADMEDAVHRARELTPSGGTVLLSPACSSFDMFRDFEERGEVFADLVAKLPEQTAKVV, from the coding sequence GTGAAAGTTTACGCTGGAAAAAACGTGGTCATCGTCGGTGCGGGTCGCACGGGCCTGGCGCTGGTCGGATTCTTTCTCCGCCAGGGCGCACGTCTCACCGTATCCGACCGGCGTGAAGCCGAGCGTATCGCCGGAATCGATAAACTGTCTCAGGCCGGAATTCGCCTCGACCTGGGTGGGCACAGCGCAGAGGTCATGCGGCAAGCCGATCTGGTGGCGGTCAGTCCCGGCGTGCCTCTCGATCAGCCCGCGCTGGCCGCAGCCGCTGCCCAGGGTATACCGGTGCTGGGCGAGATAGAAATCGCCTGGCGCGCGCTGCGCGCGCCGCTTGCGGCGGTGACCGGTACCAATGGCAAGTCGACGACCACCACCCTTCTCGGTGAAATTTTTCACGCCTGGGGCAAGAAAACCTTCGTCGGCGGCAATCTCGGCCTGCCTCTGATTGAGGCGACGCGCGAAACTGATTGGGATTGGCTGGTGGCCGAGCTGTCTTCCTTCCAGTTGGAAGCGGTGGTGGATTTTCGTCCGCGCTTTGCGCTGTTGCTCAACATCAGCGAGGATCATCTTGACCGCTATCCGGATATGGACACTTATCTGGGGGCCAAGGCGCGAATCTTTGCCCGTCAGACCAGAACCGACGTGGCCGTGCTTAACCGGGAAGATCCTTTGGTACTCAAAGCCGCTACCGATACCCTGGCGCGCAAGGTGTTTTTCTCTTCGGCGCGACTGCTCGACGAGGGGATGGGATTCGATGGGCGGCACCTGGTGTGGCGTATGGATGGCCACGAAGAACGATTTGCTGCAGCTGACATGCAGTTGCGTGGCCTGCATAACATCGAAAACGCCATGGCCGCGCTGATTCCGCCTCTGCTCGCCGGCTGTCCCGCGCCGGTTGCCTGGCAGGCAGTCTGCGCTTTTTCCGGGTTGCCCCATCGCATGGTACCGGTTCGTTGTCTTGATGGGGTGAACTGGTACAACGATTCCAAGGCAACCAATGTCGGCAGTGTCGTCAAAAGCATTGCCGGGCTGAACGCGCCCGTCACTCTTATCGCCGGCGGCAAAGACAAGGGTGGGGATTATGCGCCCCTGATTCCCCTGGTGCGCGAACGCGTGGCGCATCTGATCCTGATAGGTGAAGCGGCTGGACGCATTGCCGAAACCTTGGGGGATTGCACACACACCCTGCACGCGGCGGACATGGAAGACGCGGTACACAGGGCGCGCGAACTGACTCCATCGGGCGGGACAGTTCTGCTTTCGCCGGCCTGTTCGAGTTTCGACATGTTTCGCGATTTTGAGGAGCGCGGCGAAGTTTTCGCCGACCTGGTCGCAAAATTGCCTGAACAGACGGCGAAGGTCGTCTGA
- the mraY gene encoding phospho-N-acetylmuramoyl-pentapeptide-transferase: MLYHLLYPLHTEYSAFYVFRFITFRTIYATITALAISFLIGPWLIQKLQSLQIGQSIRKVGPESHFKKEGTPTMGGTLILCAIVLPTLLWADLTNLYVWVTLLVTVGFGIVGFSDDYLKVKRRNSDGLSARHKMFWLLVISLVAAAILYQYPPFQTTVGVPFFKNVRPELGIFYIPFVLLVIVGAGNAVNLTDGLDGLAIGPMIIASGTYLLFAYLAGNAQLSEYLQINPVPGAGELSILCGAMVGAGLGFLWFNSYPAQVFMGDVGSLSLGGALGTIAVITKQEIVLVIVGGIFVVEALSVIFQVISFRLYGKRIFKMAPIHHHFELKGWPEPKIIVRFWIISIILALVALSTLKLR; encoded by the coding sequence ATGCTCTACCACTTGCTCTATCCGCTGCATACCGAGTACTCGGCGTTCTATGTGTTCCGGTTCATCACTTTCCGGACCATTTATGCGACGATTACCGCTCTGGCGATTTCGTTTCTCATTGGGCCCTGGCTGATCCAAAAGTTGCAGTCCTTGCAGATCGGGCAATCGATCCGCAAGGTGGGCCCGGAGTCGCATTTCAAAAAAGAGGGAACGCCGACCATGGGCGGCACCCTGATTCTTTGCGCCATCGTACTGCCGACTTTATTGTGGGCCGACCTGACCAACCTCTATGTATGGGTGACCCTGCTGGTGACGGTGGGCTTCGGCATTGTCGGTTTCAGCGATGATTATCTCAAAGTCAAGCGGCGCAACAGCGATGGGCTCTCCGCCCGGCACAAGATGTTCTGGCTGCTGGTCATTTCTCTAGTGGCGGCGGCCATCCTCTATCAGTACCCACCCTTTCAGACGACGGTGGGCGTGCCGTTTTTCAAAAATGTGCGGCCGGAGCTGGGAATCTTTTACATTCCTTTCGTGCTGCTGGTCATCGTGGGCGCGGGCAATGCCGTCAATCTCACGGACGGTCTCGACGGCTTGGCTATCGGGCCGATGATCATTGCTTCGGGAACCTATCTGCTCTTTGCCTACCTGGCCGGCAATGCGCAGCTTTCCGAGTATTTACAGATTAATCCGGTGCCGGGCGCGGGCGAACTGTCGATTTTGTGCGGGGCCATGGTCGGGGCCGGATTGGGGTTTCTCTGGTTCAACAGTTATCCCGCGCAGGTTTTTATGGGCGATGTGGGCAGCCTGTCGTTGGGCGGGGCATTGGGAACGATTGCCGTCATCACCAAGCAGGAGATCGTCCTGGTGATTGTCGGCGGAATTTTCGTGGTTGAAGCCCTCTCTGTAATCTTTCAGGTGATTTCTTTTCGCCTGTACGGCAAGCGGATTTTCAAAATGGCGCCGATTCACCATCATTTTGAACTCAAAGGCTGGCCGGAGCCCAAGATTATTGTGCGCTTCTGGATTATCAGTATCATTCTGGCCCTGGTCGCGCTCTCGACGCTTAAGCTGAGGTAG
- a CDS encoding UDP-N-acetylmuramoyl-L-alanyl-D-glutamate--2,6-diaminopimelate ligase yields MPDSVKLSRLFPGLFAAAQPGLPDVPVKALCHDSRKVEPGSVFFALRGGQADGHSFISQAIGRGAVAVVMEEAQDLPAPVVGLVVPDSRAALAEAARVFFADPSTGMSVVAVTGTNGKTTTTWLLESILSVAGHHPAVIGTVNYRFGNQRLKAPHTTPEALEMLKIVREFRDKGADSLVLEVSSHALEQRRADGIHFGVGVFTNLTPEHLDYHGDMETYFAGKKRLFTELLPRDGGRAVIHVGDPYGRRLAREISGALTCGCGETADVRPLSMDLSLEGIRGRVHTPGGILELESALLGQFNLENLLCAVAAATALELPIPAIEEGIRRAPQVPGRLERVANTRGAVILIDYAHTGDALEKALDAVRRLRPRRIITVFGCGGDRDRAKRPVMGEVAARLSDLVVVTSDNPRSEEPREIIAAIIPGLRLAGVPELSVAELRHTDGRGYTIELDRRRAIDLAVSLLAPGDLLLVAGKGHEDYQIVGGERFHFDDCEEVKRALGEQEVS; encoded by the coding sequence ATGCCCGATTCCGTAAAACTTTCTCGTCTGTTTCCCGGCCTCTTCGCGGCGGCGCAGCCAGGTCTACCCGATGTGCCGGTCAAGGCCCTGTGCCATGACAGCCGCAAGGTGGAGCCGGGCAGCGTTTTTTTTGCGTTGCGCGGGGGACAGGCGGATGGGCACAGCTTCATCTCCCAGGCTATCGGGCGTGGCGCGGTGGCGGTTGTTATGGAGGAGGCGCAGGATCTTCCCGCTCCGGTGGTGGGGTTGGTGGTGCCTGACAGCCGTGCGGCGCTGGCGGAGGCGGCCAGAGTGTTTTTTGCGGATCCCAGTACGGGAATGAGCGTGGTGGCGGTGACGGGCACCAACGGAAAAACCACCACCACCTGGTTGCTTGAATCCATTCTGTCGGTAGCCGGACACCACCCTGCGGTGATCGGTACGGTCAATTACCGTTTCGGCAACCAACGGTTGAAGGCGCCGCACACGACGCCTGAGGCGTTGGAAATGCTAAAGATTGTGCGCGAGTTTCGTGATAAGGGGGCTGACAGCCTGGTTCTGGAAGTTTCTTCTCATGCCCTTGAGCAGCGCCGTGCCGACGGAATTCATTTCGGCGTGGGGGTTTTTACCAACCTCACACCTGAGCATCTCGATTATCACGGCGATATGGAAACCTATTTCGCCGGCAAAAAGCGCTTGTTTACGGAATTGCTGCCGCGCGACGGCGGACGGGCGGTCATTCATGTGGGCGATCCCTATGGCCGGCGCCTCGCACGGGAAATATCCGGTGCCTTGACCTGCGGTTGCGGCGAGACGGCGGATGTAAGGCCGCTGTCCATGGATCTTTCCCTGGAAGGAATCAGAGGCAGGGTCCATACCCCAGGTGGTATCCTTGAATTGGAGTCTGCATTGCTCGGGCAGTTCAACCTGGAAAATCTGCTTTGTGCCGTGGCGGCGGCTACGGCACTCGAATTGCCGATTCCGGCCATTGAAGAGGGAATTCGCCGTGCGCCGCAAGTGCCTGGGCGATTGGAGCGGGTGGCCAACACACGCGGTGCGGTGATTCTGATCGATTATGCCCACACCGGCGACGCCCTGGAAAAGGCATTGGATGCGGTGCGTCGCCTGCGGCCGCGACGCATTATTACGGTTTTTGGTTGTGGTGGCGACCGTGACCGCGCTAAGCGCCCGGTCATGGGCGAGGTGGCGGCGCGTCTTTCCGATCTGGTCGTTGTCACCAGCGACAATCCACGCAGCGAAGAACCTCGCGAGATCATCGCGGCAATCATCCCCGGCCTGCGACTGGCGGGAGTGCCGGAGCTGTCTGTTGCTGAGTTGCGGCACACCGATGGTCGCGGCTACACAATTGAGCTCGACCGCCGCCGCGCCATCGACCTGGCTGTTTCCCTGCTTGCTCCCGGCGATCTGCTGCTGGTAGCGGGCAAGGGCCATGAAGATTATCAGATTGTCGGCGGCGAGCGATTTCATTTCGATGATTGCGAAGAGGTGAAGCGCGCGCTTGGGGAACAGGAGGTTTCCTGA